The Fundulus heteroclitus isolate FHET01 unplaced genomic scaffold, MU-UCD_Fhet_4.1 scaffold_282, whole genome shotgun sequence genome contains the following window.
TTCTCTGCTGATGTTTTTAAGTATTCTGTAGTCGTTTTCACACACGGCAACCAGTTGGCTGATGAAATGAAGATCGAGGAGTTTATTGGACGAAATCGACCTCTGAAAGATCTGGTGGCGAGGTGCGGAGAGAGGTGCCATGTCGTTGATAATAAATACTGGAATAACAACCAGCCGGAGGAGACCAGAAGCAACCGGTTCCAGGTGGCGCAGCTGATCAACACCATTGAAAAGatggtgacaaaaaacaatggcGGCTGCTACACCACCAGCATGCTGAAACACCAGCAGAAAGAAGTATTAGTCTACCGTTTGTTTAGGAGTTTGGTTACATATACAAGAGATAAGCGTGTGTTCATTTTTGGTTTGGTGTTGTTTGCAAGTGGAATTATTCTGTGGAGAAGATGGAGTGAACATCCTACACAGATCATGTAGGGCCAGATGATTCTTGAATTGGTTTAAATCAGTCCGTTTCATCAATCAGTTTATCAGTTTCCAGCATTTGATTGATTCTCTGCAGCTTGTCTCCCCTGACAGTAAAGCAGCATGTGACTGTAAACCTTAATGTACAGTCAGAGTTTACATTGTAAAGGCCTCCTTGTTTAAATGTTGCAGCATTAAAACTGAGGCTTTTCAGGGTAAAAATCAACATCTTTAGTCCGACTGAAGTTGTTCTTCTGTGATTCTCTTACTTTTGACCTGTTCTGTGTTTCTGCACATTTTGATGATTGAAAACTTTACTTCTAACAGTTTCCAGCTGTAATTTTGTTTCATGAAACAATAAACCGTTTCTGTTTAACTTACAAGTAATCATGATGTGATTATCCTTCATTATTGTTCAGCCCTGTGGACGTTTAGCTGTTGGCGGTTTAGTATCAAATGCCACAGCAGACACTCATGTTGATGAAGCACAAACTTGTCACTATTCTTTGAATTCCATTTGCCACATGAAATAAAGGgatcaaacatgtttttgttttgtttttccatctaaTATGATGAGTTCATGGTAGTTTCCTAGTTTTAGCCAGTCTGGAGTTTGGGCttcacttttagttttgtttgagACAGCATACTGAAGAACCAACCCTCTGCCCACAGtttcaagtttgttttttaaggggTCTCCTTGTTAGTATAGTGGTGGGAGAGAACCTTATGTGGGAGtgctagtggttagagagctggGTGTTTGTGTCTTGGAGAGTGCCCAAAGGTTGGTGGTTTGAAATCCAATCTGTCACTCCGGTTCCCTGAGCAAGATGCTTGACTACAGATTGCTCCCTCAGCGCCGCTGAGTGTTGGcggcacactgctccctaagggatggattAAAGGCAGAGACATATCTCCCCTCTGTAGAACTATTGAAGGAGGTATTTCTTTATAAGTCTGTGTGAGTCTACGCTGTTATTTGTCAGGAATGAGGCGGAAAatcaaaaaagacattttatactTGCAGAAAATTTATGTGTGAGACCATATGATTAATGCACGTGTCGCAGCAGGATTTTTTCCCACAATGTAGTGATGAGTCAGTTGTGAAGGGTTTGGCTCTGAAGTGAATGACTATGTAACGTGCAGGAactggacccaagattcaaaccaagacaggtcagtgacgtttcaaaacctttatttaaaagcaCGAAGTAAGCCCAGCAACTCGGGCGCAATGGCTCACGTTCGGGTTGGAAATCCCCTGCggcagagacaacaggttagtgatcagctgGTGGTGACGGGAAAATGTGGGGAAGGttggatcactaacctggtggAGGGGTTCTAGAGCCGGCTTTGAGGCAGGCGAAACAGTTCCAGGGGCGGAGGTCCGTCTGTGTACAGGGCTTGCAGAGGCAGGGGCTGTTGAGCAGCCATCAGGCAGACAGGCAGTCCGTATGGGGCTTTCCTGGGGAGGTCCGGGTTCATTAACAGAAGGCAGAGATCCAGCGGCAGTACAAAGGGGCAATTCGAAAGACAGCTCCAGTCCAGGTCCAGTAATTGCCGGGCTCAGAGAATCACAGGGGTTAGACGGGTACCGGTACTCACAGACAGGTTCAGATGGGCAATCCAGGTTCCAAGGTCCAGAGGCCAACATAATCAGttctcagacagacagacagacagaatcaGAACGGGGTCAGGCAGGCTTGGAAACAGACGGCAGATGAAGGTCGGGAACAGGCAGGTTTGTGTTTCAGAATCGCTGGAAAGTTCTTACCGGGACGGTTCGAGACCATGTGGCACTGGTCTGACGACAGGTCTTATGCGGGTGAGAACAGGTGGAACCGGTGAGGGATCAATGCAGGCAGGTGGAGTTGGGAAGGTTTGCTGAGTTATGGATTTCACCAGCACCAGTGCCAGGATGATCACAGACTGGCGCCGGCTCCTGAATCCTTCAGAAGTCTGTATTGGTATTcctatgaaataaaaacatgaacattaCGAATATGCAAtccaaaaagaaatttaagCCCTGGAGAACCTCTTCGGGTGT
Protein-coding sequences here:
- the LOC118559425 gene encoding GTPase IMAP family member 9-like, with amino-acid sequence MPGGLCDTLRIALLGKTGSGKSSLANIIFGKEVFRPKHFTSSEEARCQGETGHVHGRSLTVIDTPGFFHSGLSEKELKGEIVRCVSECIPGPHAFLLVLRVEKFTSQEEQVIRNIEDYFSADVFKYSVVVFTHGNQLADEMKIEEFIGRNRPLKDLVARCGERCHVVDNKYWNNNQPEETRSNRFQVAQLINTIEKMVTKNNGGCYTTSMLKHQQKEVLVYRLFRSLVTYTRDKRVFIFGLVLFASGIILWRRWSEHPTQIM